CGGCAAGATCGGCAACCCCCAGTTCTTTACGGAAAATCATACCATCTACCCCGATCCCCACGAAAAGCTGTCTCCACTGGAAAGCGCCAAAATGATCATCGCCCACCTGTCAGACGGCATGGAAGAAGCCCGCAAACTGAAACTGCCCCAACCCTTACGCGATGCTATCATGCAACACCACGGTACAAAAACCGTCCACTATTTCTATGAAAAAGCCCAGAATGACGCCAATGTGGACACGAACGAAATTGATTCCGGCCTTTTTCGCTATCCGGGACGCAAACCCCATAACATTGAGAACGCCATCATCATGCTGGCCGACCAGGTGGAAGCGGCATCCAAGACCCTTTCTTCACCCACTGACGAGGAGATCCGCAATGTTATCCGCCAGATAGTGACTTCCAACGTGGAAGAGAACCAGTTTGATGAATGCCGGGGATTGACGTTTTACGCCCTGAATACCATTGCCACGAGTTTTTACAAAAAGCTTTCTTCCATTTACCACAGGCGCGTGGCCTACCCGGGTTTTGATTTCACCGACACCAAAGAAAATGATTCAGATAAATGACAACACCGGTTCGGCATGCTTGAGCAGTTTGCAAGCCGCTGCGGATCGGACGGTTTCCCGCCTGCGTTTGCGCGGCGACGTCACTGTACTTATCGGTACGGACAAAGAAGCGCGTGAGTTGAACCAGCGTCACCGGGGAATCAACGCGCCCACGGATGTGCTCAGCTTCCCCATTCAGGAAGAGCTTCCCGATGGTTATTATTGCGGAGACATCTTTATCTGCCTTCCCCTGGCCCGGGAACAAGCCCGAAAAGCCGGACACTCGGTTTCACGCGAACTGCAGTTGCTCTTAATCCACGGCCTGCTTCACCTGGCCGGATTTGACCATGAAATCGACAGCGGCGAAATGGAGCGTCTCCAGGAAGAGATCCTGGACTCCCTTCCTGCTGTAGCAGACAACCATCAGCCCTGAAAATGCCGGACCCACGCATTCTTTTCCGCCTGGGAACCGCGGGTTGGAGTTATGCGGACTGGCAGGGTACGGTTTATCCCCATCCCCAGCCGCCGGGGTTTTCCGCTTTGCGTTTCCTGGCCGAAATTTTCGATTTCGTTGAAATAAACACTACCTTTTACCGCATCCCCTCTCCACGCCTCACCCAAGGCTGGGTGCAACAAATCCGGGACGTGAGCGCTTTTCAGTTCTGGGTCAAGCTCAATCGCGCCTTTACACATGAGAACAGTTCGGATGAACTACAGAGCAAAGCATTCACCGCAGCCATCCAGCCCTTGCGCGAAGCCGGCAAACTGGCAGGCATCCTGGCCCAATACCCCTATTCCTTTCACTGCACAGACGCAAACCTCGACCGGGTCGACCGTTTGCGGGATTTTTTTCGTGATATTCCCATTGCGGTTGAATTTCGCCACCGCACCTGGAACCGCGATTCCACATTGGCTTTTTTGCGAAACCGCCGATTGTGCTGGACCAACATCGATCAGCCACGTCTCTCCCGTTCCCTGCCGTTAACCAGCCTGTCCACGGGATCAGGTGTGGAATATCTCCGCCTTCACGGCCGCAACGCCGCGGAATGGTTCTCGGGTTCCGGCCGAGACGCGCGTTATGATTACGACTATTCCGCCGCTGAATTAAGAGAAATCGCCTGCGCAGCTGTACGCACCCACTCCCGCTCCGGGTCGCCGGTCTTTATTTCCGGCAACAACCACTACAAGGGGCAAGCGGTGCGAAATCTAAAAACACTGAAGCAGATACTCGAGGCGATGATGCCGCAAATAAAGTTGGAAAGTTGATCCTACACACACTCCGGGTTCCCCTACATTCTTTTCCCCCCTCAACTTCTTTCTGTTGACATTACATTGTTTACGATGTATACTTGTTGCGAAAAAAAAGAATGGATTCAATCAAAGATAAGGTCATTACGGCGCGTTTACCTTTGGATATGTACAAAGATCTCGATGCCGTCGCAGAACAACGGAATCGCAAGCGGGGAGCCATTGTCCGGGAAGCGATCGAGATGTATCTAAGCACCTGGGCCGATTATCAAATAGCCATTGATCGATTAAAAAATTCCGCTGACAAGGTTCTTTCAGAAAAAGAATTCTTGAATGACCTGGGCTGGGATATTTAGAACGCCCTCAATGCCTCCTTGTGAACACAAGATGTTCAAATTGCTATTCAAGGAAAGCGTCAAAAAGGACTTTCGGCATATCGGCAAAGAAGCTGCGGCCCGGATCCTTAAAGATATCAGAACAAAGTTGTTGCCTGATCCACGTAAAGCGGGGAAACCGCTGAAGAGTCGCGACGGAACTTTATGGAGTTTTCGAGTAAGCGATTATCGCGTTTTGTATGTATTCAATGAAAAAGAAATCTGGGTTCTTGTGGTCAGAATCGGCCATCGCAAAGAGATTTATCAGAACCTGCCGGACTTAAAATAGAGTACTTTAGATAAAAATCGGGGTGAGAGGATTCGAACCTCCGACCTCACGGACCCGAACCGTGCGCGCTACCAGGCTGCGCTACACCCCGATATCAGTCCGGATTGTACCACAAACCGCGGTCAGCTCAAAAGGGAAATTCACATTATTCGAGTCAGTGACAGCCGTCAATCAACGGGTTTTGAACAGGTTCCAGCTCTCCAACCAACTCCGCGCCGTAGCCTGTTGACTTGTGATCAGGGGTTCGACCGGCATCTCTCCGCGCAAGACCTCTTCCAGACTTAGGCTCGTATCCCGGGACTCCCTTTTCAGCGCCAGGTACAACGCATCCTGATAACCCCGTGCGATAAAAAAAGCGGCCAGGTCATAGAAGTGGAACAAGCGCACGATCAAATCCAGGGCGCGATAGATCTCCAGGGCTGAATTCAACAATCCGGAAGACATGATATGGCGCCAGACCACTTTTTTGGTGATATGCAATCCGTACAGGATCTCGCTGAGGGGGAACCCTTCCATGTAACGGGTGCGACCCAATTGGGCATATTCGCGGCCGATTTCATCGCTGCCGGTATCCATGTCCAGCCAGTTACCGAGGTTTTCGTAAACCCGGCGACTTCTTTCCGTCAACTCTGCGTGAGAGAAACGGCTGTACGTGGGGGTGTAGCGACTGGCACGGATCTCTTTTGCCCACTGCCCGGCAATAGCTTCAGCACGGGACTCTACAATGTGAACCAGTTGTTCATCAATCATGGCATCCTCCCTCCCCATCACAATATATGCTGGCAGAAGCCCTTGTTTTCAACTTTCGCGTGAACTGGGGACGGTGCTTGTAAGTATGTAAATACGGATTTTTGGATAATTAAAGTTGGAGAGTTGAAAAGTTAGAGAGTTGGAGAGGGAATACAAGTGAAAAGTTGAAAGTCGAAATCGAAAAGCAATAAACCTTTTAATGCTTTTTTCTACCTTCTACAAGTACCGCAATGGTCCTGGACCGAAGTGGTGAGCGGTGACTTATGCCCTCTGGGTATTTATGCCCGCGAGGGTACTCCCCTGCAGCTTTCCCCTTTTTTTTAATTGACTTCCACCCACATAAAATGGAAGAGAACTATAATTTCCAACTCTAATCCAGTTGCTCCTCAAGACGCTGCCGCTCCAAAATTCGGGCTTGCAATTCCCCCATGTAGTTGAACGCCTTGCGATTACCGAACCGGTTATAGGCTTTTCGTGCCAACTCAAGCGCCTGTTCCAATTTGCCGCGGATTTCAGCGCTGAACGCCAGGTTGTAGGTGGCCTTACCGGCAAGTTCCCTGTCCGGTCCGTCGGCCACATCGAGCCACAGTTGTTCCGCCGCTTGCCAATCACCGCTTCTGACATAACGCTTGGCCGTTTCAAATTCAGGACAACCCTTGCTGTAATAGGTTCGGGTCAGTGTAATCCAGGTCGGCGAAATGCGTTCTCCGTAACGCATTCCCGAATAGTATCCAGCCTGGTTGATGGCCTCGCGCTTATCCGGCAGGCGCCGCATGGCCTCTCTTCTGCTCTTCCCCGAGGCATTCCAATGCTTGCTGTCCCGGTAGATGTCTGCGTCGATGACCCGGCGTGAATCTGGGACATATATCTTCCATCCAGACCCCACGGAAATGGTGAGTTTGAATTCATGACGCCGGGACTCATCATCCTCGCCTTTCTTTCTGGAGCCTCTCTGTTTTAAAAATATATCCGATTCGTAATGCTCCAGCACGATCAGGGCGTCCAGGCGGTATCTGTCGCAAATCCGCTGTACAGCTTCCCAGGGAAGGTCGCGAGGCATGCCATACAGATTGATGCCCGCGGCCTGTTCTCCGTAGATGACCACCGGAGTGAAACGGGGAGAAGCGTTCAACTTCTCCGCCAGCCCTTTCAGACAGAACTCGGCCGCGGTCGCATCGGCGACAATCGATTCCCGGGTCAAGAACCCTTCAGTCAGATCCGCCATGCGCCGCCGATTCCTGCGGGAATGGTCCATGATGCCCACGTGTTCGATTGCCTGTTCGATCGACACTTCCGCCGGAACCAGTACCTGCAT
This Candidatus Aminicenantes bacterium DNA region includes the following protein-coding sequences:
- a CDS encoding type II toxin-antitoxin system RelE/ParE family toxin → MTWAGIFRTPSMPPCEHKMFKLLFKESVKKDFRHIGKEAAARILKDIRTKLLPDPRKAGKPLKSRDGTLWSFRVSDYRVLYVFNEKEIWVLVVRIGHRKEIYQNLPDLK
- the ybeY gene encoding rRNA maturation RNase YbeY; this translates as MIQINDNTGSACLSSLQAAADRTVSRLRLRGDVTVLIGTDKEARELNQRHRGINAPTDVLSFPIQEELPDGYYCGDIFICLPLAREQARKAGHSVSRELQLLLIHGLLHLAGFDHEIDSGEMERLQEEILDSLPAVADNHQP
- a CDS encoding DUF72 domain-containing protein, whose protein sequence is MPDPRILFRLGTAGWSYADWQGTVYPHPQPPGFSALRFLAEIFDFVEINTTFYRIPSPRLTQGWVQQIRDVSAFQFWVKLNRAFTHENSSDELQSKAFTAAIQPLREAGKLAGILAQYPYSFHCTDANLDRVDRLRDFFRDIPIAVEFRHRTWNRDSTLAFLRNRRLCWTNIDQPRLSRSLPLTSLSTGSGVEYLRLHGRNAAEWFSGSGRDARYDYDYSAAELREIACAAVRTHSRSGSPVFISGNNHYKGQAVRNLKTLKQILEAMMPQIKLES
- a CDS encoding ribbon-helix-helix protein, CopG family, with the translated sequence MDSIKDKVITARLPLDMYKDLDAVAEQRNRKRGAIVREAIEMYLSTWADYQIAIDRLKNSADKVLSEKEFLNDLGWDI
- a CDS encoding tetratricopeptide repeat protein, which produces MSKLKWILGLSFLAGMLLLLSHCSVSSVPMQVLVPAEVSIEQAIEHVGIMDHSRRNRRRMADLTEGFLTRESIVADATAAEFCLKGLAEKLNASPRFTPVVIYGEQAAGINLYGMPRDLPWEAVQRICDRYRLDALIVLEHYESDIFLKQRGSRKKGEDDESRRHEFKLTISVGSGWKIYVPDSRRVIDADIYRDSKHWNASGKSRREAMRRLPDKREAINQAGYYSGMRYGERISPTWITLTRTYYSKGCPEFETAKRYVRSGDWQAAEQLWLDVADGPDRELAGKATYNLAFSAEIRGKLEQALELARKAYNRFGNRKAFNYMGELQARILERQRLEEQLD